The nucleotide window agcgggcttgctgtgtaggggttatggttgcaccacagacagagatggagatgtcaggtggggggcggttaccagagggagggaagacaagcagctcagtcttagcaaggttgagtttttggaatagggaggacatagcgttagagacggcagacagacagttactggtgttctgtagaagagcgggggtgatatcacgggaggaggtatacagctgggtatcatcagcatagagatggtatatagctgggtgatatcacgggaggaggtatagagctgggtagAGATCACCCCAGCTGTATACCATCTctacccagctctatacctcctcccgtgatatcacccagctatataccatctctatgctgaagATACgtagctctatacctcctcctgtgatatcaccccagctgtataccatatcacaggaggaggtatagagctacGTATcttcagcatagagatggtatatagctgggtgatatcacgggaggaggtatacagctgggtatcatcagcatagagatggtactgaaaaccaaacttactgatgatttgtccgatgggtaaagtgagaaaaggagagggcccaggactaatccctgaggaaccccgactgtaagggggagagaagatgaggtggagccagaaagtcatacgctaaaggagcgatcggaggaaaaccaggaaagagcagagtccttgaggccaatagagcggagcgtggagaggaggagctggtggtctacagtgtcacatacagatagagcggagcgtggagaggaggagctggtggtctacagtgtcgcatactacagatagatccaggagaatgagcagagaatgtcacctttagatttggcggagaggagatcattagagactttagtaagagcagtttctgtagaatggtgaggacggaaaccagactgaagggggtcaaggagagagttgtcagaggtagcgggttaggcgggaatagaccaggcgttccaacagtttggagataaaaggaagattagagacaggtcgatagttggcagcacaggaggggtctagggagggtttttccagtaggccatgttcacacaacattctattttttaaaataacatccgctgttgtcaataaaaaccacggccgttcttttcagcctgggcTGCATTGCAATGAAATCAATGTAGTGCTGCATGTTCCATGCACACACTGCACCGACAATGGCCGTTAGAACGTGCAAAAACATGATCATGTCAGTTAATTGGCTACTGTTCCACAAGCAGTGGCCGTTGTTAATCTTCCATGCACACATGGAGGCAGTCGGTGCATGTCTGATGTGTAGAGACAAGTAGTAATTTTACAGTAGAAACGAAGCGCTTCAtcctgctcatcaggctgtgggatttgaagtctgctccgctccctgtccCTTCcgtccgggtgctgggaaaagatggatccagtcctggggaacgtctcccagtttcccaggattggatccatcttttcccagcacccgggaaaAGCCTGATgggcggaatacagataggaatgaAGCGCTTTGCTTCTGTGCTTGTGGCCCTGCTCTCTGCACACACAGGCTGGCAGCACTGGCAGCCGTCACTAGTTTATTAACTGACAGCAAAACATTTGGGGCAATGACCTTATCTGGGCCCTGTcccaaatcttaaaggggtactccagcaaaaatctttttctttttaaattaagtggttttagaaagttatatagatttgtaatttaattattttttaaaatctcaggtcttcccatacttatcagctgctgtatgtcctgcaggaagtggtgtattctttccagtctgacacagtgctctctgctgccacctctgtccatgacaggaactgtccagagaaggagaggttttctatggggatttgctgctgctcgggacagttcctgacatggacagaggtggcagcagagagcactgtgccaaactagagagaatacaccacttcgtgcaggacatatagcagctaaaaaagtactggaagactttataagagatttttaaatagaagtaaattacaaatctatataactttctgaaaccagttgatttgaaagaaagatttttgctggagtaccccttcaatgcCTTGCAACGCCCCTGGCCAGAAATAAACTACTAGTCAGTGACTATACAGGCAGACCGGTAtaggctgtggtcacacataggatttccatcagtctttcttcaaccaaaaccagtaggaGAGCAGCGAAATTATACTGGGAAGATTTACACAGTTTTGTGTTTCCAGCCCCTCCTGGTTTTGTTGGTGAAAAATGACTAACAGAAATCCTGTGAGTACACAGCCATATACCTGTACCTATACTGGGCTGTTCCCATCATGTGTCAGTGATATCTCATCTGTGTGGTCAGTGTATACTGTGACTCCTGGCCGGATATCCAAGTATAATGGACTGAATGGCGGCTACTAGTCACCACGTTTGCTCTATCTTCCACCAATGATTCTGTCTCAGTCTGAGACCCCAACAGTATAGAAGACCAGACTGCTGCGTCCTGCAGGAAAAGACATAGGAAATAGATGAAACTTTGTAGACTCCATGTAGTTTCCTCATCTGGATGGTCCCAGCAGgctacactgcagtatatagaggcCTAGCGTATGGCAGATAGGACACAATGTATAGAAGGAAACCACTGACACACATAGCAGGTAATAAGTGTCAGACCTGGTGTATCTGCTGCCagatacagctcccatcatgtctggaagcCAAAGCTCTGCCTGTCCAGCTATGATGGGAGCCGTACTATTGTACCAGCTGGGGGGCCGCAGGTTCCTGCTCCATGTCCTGGACACATCCTATAGCAGCTTAGTAAGTGCGGCCGCCTTCAGATTTACTGTTTCCCCTTTACAGCCCTTCACATCACACACTGACACATCGTATCATTTTGGATATTTTTTATTACTATGGTGCCTATGATCTGGCTCGGTCTTAGTCCTCCTCGGTCCTTGCTCCACACCAGAGACAGCTCAGGGATTGGATGATGTGTCTGGCGATGTGGTGGGCAGGTGACCGGTGGGCTGGTGGTGTCTGATGGACGATTTCTGTGTCCTGTCTGGGTGGTAAGTCATACTCAGACATGGGGTCCTGGACAAACTCTCTCTCCCGATGTGCTGAGGAGGTTCGAGCCTTCTGGTTCTTGTGGTTCGGTGGGATGGGGCGGAAATGCACTTTAGCGTTAAACGTCACCTTTCTGAATGTCGCTTGTTGGCGCGGTGCGGACCGGAGGATGCCCTTTAGCCTGGATGGTTCCGGTGCGGCTGCGGATGTTTCTGCCGGCACATTCAGGCTCTCGGTGGTTTGTTCTCCTGATGTTGCTGCGATTTGCGGCTCTGGTATGGCTTCAGCCTCCACCGGGTCCTCACTGAGCGGGACCTGAGCTTCGTCATCATCGGCACCAGAGGAAGCTTCCCATTCGCTGTCCTCCTCATGTGCCAGCCAGGCGGCCAGGACCACTACTGTGAATAGTGGGGATATTAGGAGCGTGAATACCGCTCTACTGAGAACCCGATTGCGGAGGGTCACCATACAGCCGGGGGCATCCTCTCTGGGGGTCACGGGTGGTGGGGGCTCCTGTAATAGAAAGAGACAGAGTGACTATGGAGCCATGAGAGCAGCTCCAGCTTTCATTGTCCGTCTTGCAGCAGAACAGGAGGGGGTGATGTGTGACTGCAGATCGCTCCCTATAATACAAGATGGCGTCACTTACCCCAAACACCTTACTACTCATCCATGTGTATATTCTCCTCATAAGCGTAGGCTTCTCCCGGGGGGCAATGGATGGCGATGGGTTATtctgtaaaatgtaaaaacaaagaGAATATAATACCTTACATAGAAAGTATAGGAGAATCCGAGGCGTCTCCAATAACATGTCCACATGGAATATACAGTCTGAGCTCCACTTACCCCAATGCATCGCTCCCGTGTGCGTCTGTGACCGGGTGCGGCGTACGGATCACCAACCGGGTCTGCTAAAAATTCCTGCAAGAAAACAACATGTGTTATATGGGGCCGTGGCCCCCGGGATCAGGCAGTGTGAGCGCTGTATGTGGTGTAGGCCGATCATAATATACAGCAACTATAACTCACCCCAAAGAGCTGGTATATAACCCGGATGTGGGGAACGACGTCTTCAGACTGGAAGTCCTGAAAGAGAATAAGAAACATGTAAGAAATCGTCCCGGCCTAATCTTATCATGGAGGGAATCCTAATAATTCTGTATCCCATGGATAGGACTGGTACTCGCCTCATACTTCCAGGGTCTCGGGTTGGTGGTCGGGTAATAATAGGACAAGATGGTGTCAATCCAGTGTAAGAATCTCTGAAAGACAagaaataatattatataataacaaTACAATGCTGGATTGTAGGGATAGTACTGGGAGACTTACCTCATACATAgtgggaggaggtggtggtggcttCTCCATTGGCCGTTCATCAGGCAGGATGGTATATAGCCATGATGAGACGTCCTGAATACTGGGTATATGGCTCTGTGTAGAAGGACTGATCAGCTGCAGAAACGCGAGGATCAGAATCACCCTCATTGTCACCAAGAGGGGTGTCTCCTATCACCACGAATGGCAAAGCAGAGACAAGCTATAGGTGGTCGGAGGCCCCTTATATACCCGCCGGTGGTCACATGGCAACGTTCCGAAGTCCATGTGACATCATTAggaggtgatgacatcatcagctcTCCCAGCAGCAGCTATACTGTACCACTTATTCctgacactacagataacacacatATAGCAGTTGTCTATGTTGCTATGGTAACAGTATCAGTTGTTGTTCCCCATATGTAACTACAATGGTTTGTATCCCGGCCGTTGTTCTGTGAGATTCCTCCAGTGGTGGATGGAGCTTTTATGGCCGTAGAACAGGGCACGGCCTATAGGATATCAGGGTATGTGACTCCTTAccccaccactagatggcaggatgactgacaggaggagcagATGAGACGGACAGCTCCACCTCTGATGGAATGGCGGCTATTGTCACAGATGCAGCGGCCGGTGGGATCGGGAACTGATCACTGACTAGATCTCAGGGCCGTCTCTACGTTGTACCAATGTGTATGGGAATTTTCCATCACAAGTAGCAATCGCCCAATGGAATTCCAGATGTAAAGAATAAAGCAAATAAAAATAAGTGTAACATGAGAATCCATAGACCCCGCCATAGAATACATTTCCCTGCACACTTATTACAGCTAATAACAGATATCAGGGACACTGATAAAATTTGCTTCAAATCTGAATCATCAAATCTGctccagatcctgtacgtgtgaacgcaccctaaaggattaATTCATGGAAAGCCAACTTTTCCCTTATTCACAGGATTTGGAAAAAGTGGGAGGttgtggggggtccgacctccgcaCCCCCTGCCGATCTCTGTATTGGGCTCCGCcggctttgttatgaatacagcattGGGTACGACCTGCGGCtcaatttattcctatggagctacAGAAAGGGCAGAATACAGCGCTATTCCAGCGTACTCTGTTCTCTCCGTAGCTCCAGGAgtaaatagagctgcaggtcgtACCCAATGTTGTATTCATAAGGgcttgttcccactgagcaaaagcagctgaatttctgcgctgaatcagcgctgaaatttcagccgttaaaataggtgcagagctaatttccattgtgttaaatggaaattctgctctgcagttcacacagtggaatttccgcactgaactaatccgctttccgccagaagaatgaacatgttcattcttccgctagcggaagcctatacaaatcaatggggctctgattttctgtttcagcgcggaatacaagcgtattcagtgcggaatacaagcgtaatacaagcggaaattactcgctgaatcagcgtggaaatggggaaaaggggggggaggaggattctagtatatgttctggtatagtctgatttactcaccaaatactcgctgaatgcatgcggattcagcgcggattcctcgagtattccgcgctgaatttgtcaagagctgattacgagctgaacactttcctagcagaatacgcagggattctgcttatattctgctcggaattcagcgtcagttgatttcaggcggaaatatttccttgcgtaatccgctccttttgctctgtgtgaacgtagcctaacacaGCCGGCGGGGTGCGGTACGGAGGACAGCAGGATGTATAGAGGTCAGAATCCCTGCGACCACTTACCTGTCCCTTATCCTGTGCATGGGGACGGGGTAAGTATCCGCGTCTCTTCCGGGTGGTTGGGCGGGCTTTGCCCCAGGTGCTGGGGTGAAGGGTTACCTTTATAGGGCCACatggcagggctccagactaaaaaatttacctaggagccattggctcctaacctgaaaaatttaggcgccaaatagaatatttggtcgccaacattttaaaccatgtaaaattaatgttatgttacatgggacttactgtgtgcagaggccacggcagcctcctcctcctttagattctctcttttcttagtttgaaaatgttcaacatggaaacttgcaacctgacaaccatatacagtctgacaaccatatacagtctgactcagtacttcagcttcacttggctagccttttaatgaggcttactcttctgaacttgaacttaaagggaacctgttgacccccatgccggggtgacagactcccaaccccccgttagagccccctatactcacctcatcgcgccggatcccgcttctgaagatggtcgggtcacggagatctcagccgctgcagcccggcgcgcgctgagagatgagtccaacgctcagagaatgacaggagagtccagcgctccatcattctctatgagtgttggactcatctctcagtgtgcgcgtcaggctgcagcggctgagatctccgtgacccgaccatcttcagaagcgggatccggcgcgatgaggtgagtatagggggcactaacggggggttgggagcctgtcaccccgtcaccgggggtgacaggttccctttaaaagcttgcaacagtctatacatactgagctagacttatgactgcagccatagtgaccccccacaagatgtgtatatagatagatatatctctcacctagtgactaatgcaagtgaccccctacaatacagacacctgaggggccctgataataagaattgtgcatatatctacctcccagtgtctgcagccagtttgccctacacttatagatggccccctccccttatagatgaccccctcctcccccccattatagatgccccctcctcccccccattatagatgccccctctcccccccattatagataccccctccccttatagatgccccctctcccccccattatagatgccccctctccccccccattatagatgccccctctcccccccattatagatgccccctctccccccccattatagatgccctctctcccccccccattatagatgccccctctccccccccccattatagatgccctctctcccccccccattatagatgccccctcttctcccccccttatagataccccctccccttatagatgaccccctctacccccattatagatgccccctcctcctccccattgtagatgccccctcttctcccccccttatagataccccctccccttatagatagccccctctcccccccttgaacatggcccctcttctccccccattatagatgcccccccttctccccccattatagatgcccccccttctcttccccccattttagatgccccccccttctcttcccctcattatagatgccccccccctcctcctctatgctaagcagtatttaaaaaaaaacaaacacacaaactcacctgacaacccgctcccccggcgatcctcttcttcttcggacgctgtccccggctgatgcgcggctgccggcggtgtcccatcctatccccggcagcgcggcgcgtcagtgagctctctgtacgccggggctgtgacttctgacacaggaagcgtctctgacgcgcgcttcctgtgccggaagtcagggccccaggcagctcactgatgcgccgcgctgccggggataggacgggacacccccggcagccgcgcatcagccggggatacttaaagagacagcgcgccgccgccggggccagtcgcaaatggcgcccagattaataaatctgggcgccatttgcaaaatattagtcgcattggcgaccattttggtcgccatctggagccctgcatggACAGTATCCTAACGAGCTTGGCCTGAGGTTTTATTAGGGGTCCAGGGTGTTATATCTTCCAGAACCCATGACGGCTCAGCTGTTACCTGCGTCCTATAAGAATAGGAGCACAGTTGGTGGACAACTTTTATcgaggcttaggctatgttcacacagtctaTATTTTAAGATGAGAACGGTcattcttgccttaaaataatgcactgcggCCGTTGCTCAGTTCACATAATGTACAGATGTTCTGACGGCCGTACATTGCAAAGAGTTCAATGATGGGCaccacccaaatgtgcccgcaatccaaataaaatgaaattatgttcctgcggccgatatggCAGTATCAGTCAtaccacggccgttgtttatacagaaTGTGCACAGAGCCTTATGTTGCAAACAGAGCTGGTAAATGTTGATTGAGGAGAATCTATTCAGGAGTGTGATGGGGCCTGTTCTCCGTACCCCCCTGCACTCTATGGGTTTCTATACTGAATGGGGATCAGGGCTCGGGGTGCTGGGATCTTTACATCCCAGATGAACCGTCGGCATGTGTaattatattatgtattattgGCTGATCATGTAATAAGCTGCTGGGGAGCCGTGTCCAGTAACATACATGGTGCAATCCATTGTCCTCTAGGACAGACTCCTCATGTCAGACTCTTGCTGTGGGTGTCGGGGTTTTTTGTCGCTGATGAAATCCATAgatttccttaaccccttaaggagagACCCTAAAATGACTGATTCTTTTtccattttcgttttttcttctTCGCCTTTGAtttctccacctacagggccatgtgaggactTGTTCTgctttcaggagcaggtgtactctgtaatggcttctttcaatctgccataaaatgtatgacggaacctccaaaatattatttatggggtgaaattgagacaaaaaaaattcaaaatttcccccattgtgacTCTTATCACATTTTTTCTTTCTCCTGTGGAGCgtaattttttgcgccgtgatctttagtttttattagtattatatttGTTATTGATCATTTATTTTATTACCGTAAttctttttatgtataaaaagtaAGAAAAATCTGCCACCATGACGTTTGTTAGTTTTGGTGACTCTTATTCTCCGTGTctgaataatattgttttatattaatatatattaatatattcatttttttattttaaaaaaatctatagatttccaagccgggatcagtgtcagtgccACACTGAGGCCGTTAagatgaagggatctcccctccgatcgcattgcagaggggagatcctccccactagaccccagggatggGGGACACCAGCTATTTTAACGCAGCTGTCAGTTAAATAGCTGATTAGCCGGGAGCCACATTCTGCAGAGAGAGGGCCGCACCATGATCCCTCtctgcttcccatgtgtgtcatGTCTCACCCTGTGTCATTAAGAGATTAAAAAACATCTGTTACATAAACCCAAatgataaataccccccccccatttcctaatttttaaataaacagtgttaaaaaaaaaattactcgtCCATTCTTACGTTCCTGATCTTACACAGATCCCAGCCCCAGCACGGCGCCATCATGATACCTATGGGTGTGTGTATGAGACCATAGAATGGCCTGTAAT belongs to Dendropsophus ebraccatus isolate aDenEbr1 chromosome 9, aDenEbr1.pat, whole genome shotgun sequence and includes:
- the LOC138801020 gene encoding uncharacterized protein, whose translation is MFLILFQDFQSEDVVPHIRVIYQLFGEFLADPVGDPYAAPGHRRTRERCIGNNPSPSIAPREKPTLMRRIYTWMSSKVFGEPPPPVTPREDAPGCMVTLRNRVLSRAVFTLLISPLFTVVVLAAWLAHEEDSEWEASSGADDDEAQVPLSEDPVEAEAIPEPQIAATSGEQTTESLNVPAETSAAAPEPSRLKGILRSAPRQQATFRKVTFNAKVHFRPIPPNHKNQKARTSSAHREREFVQDPMSEYDLPPRQDTEIVHQTPPAHRSPAHHIARHIIQSLSCLWCGARTEED